GGCCGAGGGACGAGGCGCCAAGTGCCGTTGTCGATCAGCGCCTTGTACTCTTCAGCCATCGCAGCGCGCCAATTGGGATCGGCGAGGGCACTGCGATAGTTCGCCGGGATGGGCGAGGCGACGGAGGCAGAGAAACCGTAGCGCTGGACGGTGCGGAGGCTGCCGGTCTGTGAACGTGTCACAGGCCGGGCCACTGGAGCTGATGGAGACGCAGCAGGTGGTGCTGGTGGGGGTGCCGGTGCGGCTGGAGGTACAACAGGGGCCACGGAAGCAGCCTCAGGGGCCACTGCCTCTGTGGTCGGCACTGCAGACTGGGCGTGGCGAGTGTAGACAACGCCGAACCGCTGGGCGCCCAGCTAGGGCCCGCCCGCAGGGGGAGCAGCAGAAGGGTGCCCACCCGCAGGGGTAACCAGGGGGGCCAGCTGGAGGATGGCCGAGTCCAGGGGCTCCGGCGACGCATCCTGGCTGGAGGTGGCATCAGCAGGCGGTGTAATGGTGCTCGCTGGTGCCGTCGCGGAAGAGTCCCTGCATCAGAAAATCAAGTGAAGACGGCATGGAAGCCGCCGATGGTGCTGCCGAGAATGGGAACATGGACTCATCAAAAATAACATGGAGAGAGATGATAATGCGACGAGTGGCCATGTCGAGGAAGCGGTAGCCCTTGTGAGAGGATGGGTAGCCTAGGAAAACACAGGGGGCGGATCGAGGGGCAAGTTTGTGTGGGGAGGTGGCTGTGAGGTTTGGATAACAGAGGCATCCAAAAACTCGAAGTGAAGAGTAGTCTGGGAGGGTGCCGTGAAGGAGTTGGTGGGGTATTTGGTTGTGAATGGAGGAGGGACGTCTATTGAGGAGGAAGGTGGCTGTGGTTAGGGCCTCAGCCCAGTACGGAGGTGGCATGGACGCATGAAGAAGCATTGTGCGGATGGTGTTATTTGTGGTACGAAGCATGCGTTCAGCCTTGCCGTTTTGTGGGGGGGTATAGGGGCATGAGAGGCGGAGTGTAATGCCAAGGCTGATGAGGAAGGTAGTAGTAGTGTGATTAACGAACTCAGTCCCATTGTCAGCTTGAAAGGATTTAGGTGTGGTGCCAAATTGTGTCTGAGTGTAGGCAATAAACTCAACAATGTGGCGGTGCACCTCAGATTTTTGTCGAAGAGGAGAAGACCAGCAGTAATGAGAAAAATCATCCAGTAAAACAAGATAGTATTTAAATCCAGAATTGCTGAGTACGGGAGATGTCCACACGTCACAATGAACTAAGTCAAACGGAGCATGGGTTACAGAGGTGGAATGACTAAAAGGGAGCCACACATGCTTGCCAAGTTGACAAGCATGGCAAAGACATGGCGAGCTCTTATTGTAGGAGATGACCAACATGCTCTGTAGAGTGGCAAGGCTGGATGGAACGGGGTGGCCGAGGCGCTGGTGCCATAGGGACGAAGTGGTGGCGAGGTTGAAGTGGTGTGCTGGCGTGGAGGGGAAGGTGTAGAGGTCGCCACCACTATTGCAGCGAAGAGTCACGCGCCCCGTCTGTTGGTCCTTGACAGAAAAACCACAAGCGTCAAATTCAATAGAGCAGTTATTGTCACGGGTGAATTGACGGACAGAAAGGAGGTTGCGCACTAAATTGGGAGCAACCAGAACATTGTTAAGATGAAAAACAGAGGTAGGGGAAGATAGGATGGATGTGCCACGGCTGGTGATGGGGATGATGGTGCCATTGCCAACCGTGATACCTGAAGGAGGAGGGGGAAGACGGGACAGAAGTATACCATCCGAGGACGACATGTGAGTTGTGGCACCGGTGTCGAGGACCCAAGGGGAGGACCCCTGGAGAGACATCTGGTTCAGAGCGGGGATGAGGCCGGCCTGATCCCAGCCGCCCTGCTGCTGAGGAGGTGGAGCGGAGGTCACAGTGCCGGAGAACTGGGCGGGGGCGAGCGCGGTGTGGGCCTGGGCTGAAGGGAAGGCGCCGAGGACCCCTGGGCCGCCCCACGCTGGTGGACGCCAAGGCTGCTGATGCACCCCGGCTGTCCAGGGAGGGTAGCAGTACCAGGGGGCCGCAGGCAGTGCAGGGGGCCTGTGCCCGCCCCCGGATTGGGAGCCGCCCCTGCCCTTCTTCTTCCAGcgaccgccgccaccgccctgaCCGCCACCGCTGCTGGAACCGCCGCTGTTGCCGCCATGGCGACCGGCGATGGAACCACCGCTGGTGGTACTGGAGATGGTGCGGCAGGCTGTGCCGCACGAGGCGTGGAACACGGTCTGGGCAGCAACGGTGCCCTCGTTGGCGAGGCGGAGCTCCTTCAGCACGAGCTTCTCGCGAGCGGTGGCGAAGTTCGGCAGGGGGTGCGAATCAGCGATGTTGTCGGCGGTACCAGCGAAGCGGGGATTGAGGCCGCGCAGGAAGTTGAGGACGAGCTCCGAGTCGGTGATGGTGCGGCCGACATCGCGGAGCGCATCGGCGGTGGCCTTCATCCGCTGGGCGTAGTCGTTGATGGACGAATCGCCCTGGGTCATGGAGTGGAACTCGTGACCCAGGAAGATGGCGCGCGAAGCCTTGTTGGCCTCGAAGAGGCGCTTGATGGCGACCCAGAGCTCGCGCGCAGTCTGGTTCGGCGCCGGAGCAAGGCCGAGGACGTCCGGCCCAGCGGAGCCAAGGAGCCAGCCGCGAACGCAGGAGTCCGCGATGGCCCAAGCAGGGTCAGTGGGATTGGCCTCCGCCGTGCCATCCACGTGCGAGAGAAGACCAAATTTCCCGCAGA
This sequence is a window from Miscanthus floridulus cultivar M001 chromosome 10, ASM1932011v1, whole genome shotgun sequence. Protein-coding genes within it:
- the LOC136487217 gene encoding uncharacterized protein translates to MPTSPATSPSQSSGTLAPTGTSAAPAILVAPYATISVKNHIPVTLELAKPNFNQWEPFFSLCGKFGLLSHVDGTAEANPTDPAWAIADSCVRGWLLGSAGPDVLGLAPAPNQTARELWVAIKRLFEANKASRAIFLGHEFHSMTQGDSSINDYAQRMKATADALRDVGRTITDSELVLNFLRGLNPRFAGTADNIADSHPLPNFATAREKLVLKELRLANEGTVAAQTVFHASCGTACRTISSTTSGGSIAGRHGGNSGGSSSGGGQGGGGGRWKKKGRGGSQSGGGHRPPALPAAPWYCYPPWTAGVHQQPWRPPAWGGPGVLGAFPSAQAHTALAPAQFSGTVTSAPPPQQQGGWDQAGLIPALNQMSLQGSSPWVLDTGATTHMSSSDGILLSRLPPPPSGITVGNGTIIPITSRGTSILSSPTSVFHLNNVLVAPNLVRNLLSVRQFTRDNNCSIEFDACGFSVKDQQTGRVTLRCNSGGDLYTFPSTPAHHFNLATTSSLWHQRLGHPVPSSLATLQSMDSSATAPASTITPPADATSSQDASPEPLDSAILQLAPLLGAQRFGVVYTRHAQSAVPTTEAVAPEAASVAPVVPPAAPAPPPAPPAASPSAPVARPVTRSQTGSLRTVQRYGFSASVASPIPANYRSALADPNWRAAMAEEYKALIDNGTWRLVPRPPGANIVTGKWLFKHKLHSDGSLARHKARWVVRGFSQEAGVDYDETFSPVVKLATIRTVLSIAASRDWPIRQLDVKNAFLHGNLEETVYCEQPKGFVDPAAPNSVCLLQKSLYGLKQAPRAWNQRFSTYICSIGFTTSKSDASLFIYKDGDNMVYLLYVDDIIVTASSTALLQHVTSRLHSEFAMTDLGDLHHFLGISVTRDSSGLFLSQRQYAVDLL